The following proteins come from a genomic window of Ornithinimicrobium cryptoxanthini:
- a CDS encoding tellurite resistance/C4-dicarboxylate transporter family protein, with the protein MSPDRRDRPVREARTTSGRAVNPSGLTPGYFAGVMATGIVSVGAELKGFTQLAQGLFWLSVAFYVVLVVLNVWRFIAYRHHLEDDFRDPARAFGFFTFIAATNVLGAALVGTGYYGIASVLLTVSVITWLVLGYIIPWTAVLGSERRPMLDTANGTWFIWVVASQSIAVVAAGLEPVYESLRQQLAILAVFAWSVGVILYAACAVFVALRVMLYPLEPKHLDPPYWVAMGAVAITVVAGARIVEMKDAPMIDVTRDLVAGMSVVFWAFATWLIPVLVAAGIWRHWLRRIPLVYQPTLWSMVFPLGMYSVAGIYLGAANRLPLVETVGATWFWVALLAWALVGLGMVRDLARKLGRSTAG; encoded by the coding sequence GTGAGTCCCGACAGGAGGGACCGGCCGGTCCGCGAGGCGCGCACCACGAGCGGCCGCGCCGTCAATCCGTCTGGGCTGACCCCGGGCTACTTCGCCGGGGTCATGGCCACCGGCATCGTCTCCGTGGGCGCAGAGCTGAAGGGGTTCACCCAGCTGGCCCAGGGGCTGTTCTGGCTGAGCGTGGCTTTCTATGTCGTGCTCGTCGTGCTCAACGTGTGGCGCTTCATCGCCTATCGCCACCACCTGGAGGACGACTTCCGGGACCCGGCCCGCGCCTTCGGCTTCTTCACCTTCATCGCCGCGACCAACGTGCTGGGCGCAGCGCTGGTCGGCACCGGCTACTACGGCATCGCCTCGGTCCTGCTGACCGTCTCGGTGATCACCTGGCTGGTCCTGGGCTACATCATCCCGTGGACCGCCGTGCTGGGGAGCGAGCGTCGCCCGATGCTGGACACGGCCAACGGCACCTGGTTCATCTGGGTGGTCGCCAGCCAGTCGATCGCCGTCGTGGCGGCCGGCCTCGAGCCGGTCTATGAGAGCCTGCGCCAACAGCTGGCGATCCTGGCGGTCTTCGCCTGGTCGGTGGGGGTGATCCTGTATGCCGCGTGCGCGGTCTTCGTGGCGCTGCGGGTGATGCTCTATCCACTCGAGCCCAAGCACCTCGACCCGCCCTACTGGGTGGCCATGGGAGCGGTGGCGATCACGGTGGTGGCCGGGGCGCGCATCGTGGAGATGAAGGATGCCCCGATGATCGACGTGACCCGCGACCTGGTCGCTGGCATGTCGGTCGTCTTCTGGGCCTTCGCGACCTGGCTGATCCCGGTACTCGTCGCTGCAGGGATCTGGCGCCACTGGCTGCGGCGGATCCCGCTCGTCTATCAGCCGACCCTGTGGAGCATGGTCTTCCCGCTGGGGATGTACTCCGTCGCCGGCATCTATCTCGGTGCGGCCAACCGGCTGCCGCTCGTGGAGACGGTCGGGGCCACCTGGTTCTGGGTCGCGCTGCTCGCCTGGGCGCTGGTGGGCCTCGGCATGGTGCGCGACCTGGCCCGCAAGCTCGGCCGCAGCACCGCCGGCTGA
- a CDS encoding FABP family protein: protein MAFELDPNLPTELAPLAWLIGRWEGAGVVGYPTIDSHNFGQEVVVSHDGRPFLRWESQSWILDEDGNKVRPGATELGFWRPLPNGEVEFLLTHPTGIVEMYFGSTSPAKIEVRTDSVVRSPHAKEYTAAHRLYGLVNSNLMWVMDMAAMGQPLTSHISAELKRVG from the coding sequence GTGGCCTTTGAACTTGACCCGAACCTGCCCACCGAGCTCGCGCCCCTGGCGTGGTTGATCGGCCGTTGGGAGGGCGCCGGCGTGGTCGGCTACCCGACCATCGACTCGCACAACTTCGGGCAGGAGGTCGTCGTCAGTCATGACGGCCGTCCGTTCCTGCGCTGGGAGTCGCAGTCCTGGATCCTGGACGAGGACGGCAACAAGGTGCGTCCCGGAGCGACCGAGCTCGGCTTCTGGCGGCCGCTGCCGAACGGCGAGGTGGAGTTCCTGCTCACCCACCCGACCGGCATCGTGGAGATGTATTTCGGCAGCACCAGCCCGGCCAAGATCGAGGTGCGCACCGACAGCGTCGTGCGCAGCCCGCACGCCAAGGAGTACACCGCCGCGCACCGGCTCTATGGCCTGGTCAACTCCAACCTGATGTGGGTGATGGACATGGCCGCCATGGGCCAGCCGCTGACCAGCCACATCTCGGCTGAGCTCAAGCGCGTCGGCTGA
- a CDS encoding LCP family protein: MPGRYEGEPPGSTEDDDFFGGAGADDGYAEEEVTPPARRKRRGLRIAIVSLVTVALLGVGVVAGYVAFLNWKVSNNVTHAQLLPDSPIRGEDSEVTPSAPERPVSAGDAMNILVIGSDSRDTSSDRGRSDVMVLMHISDERDRVDLIHFPRDYFVQIPGSERKNKLNASYAFGGAPLLVETLQPLIGVPVDHVAVTDFESFQALTDSVGGVDVNVREASPGFEVGMTHMDGETGLRFVRERYNLSQGDISRGQRQQEFIKAVMLNVLTRETFTNPARLANVVDAATANLTVDDALKVSDMRDLGWALRNLRGDDIHFVTAPWSGIGSDDLAGSIVIPHNAQLDTLREHLQSDTMEDYSDEVSPRSGFGG; encoded by the coding sequence ATGCCAGGGCGCTATGAGGGAGAGCCGCCGGGGTCGACCGAGGACGACGACTTCTTCGGTGGCGCCGGTGCTGATGATGGGTATGCCGAGGAGGAGGTGACCCCTCCGGCTCGCCGCAAGCGGCGTGGGCTGCGCATCGCGATCGTGTCCCTGGTCACCGTGGCTCTCCTGGGGGTCGGTGTCGTGGCCGGCTATGTGGCTTTCCTCAACTGGAAGGTCAGCAACAACGTCACCCACGCCCAGCTGCTGCCGGACTCGCCGATCCGCGGCGAGGACAGCGAGGTGACTCCTAGCGCGCCTGAGCGCCCCGTGTCGGCCGGCGACGCCATGAACATCCTGGTCATCGGCAGCGACAGCCGGGACACCTCCAGCGACCGGGGCCGCTCCGACGTGATGGTGCTGATGCACATCTCCGACGAGCGCGACAGGGTCGACCTGATCCACTTCCCGCGCGACTACTTCGTGCAGATTCCCGGCTCGGAGCGCAAGAACAAGCTCAACGCCTCCTACGCCTTCGGCGGGGCTCCCCTGCTGGTGGAGACTCTGCAGCCACTGATCGGGGTGCCGGTCGACCACGTGGCGGTCACCGACTTCGAGAGCTTCCAGGCGTTGACCGACTCGGTCGGCGGCGTGGACGTCAACGTCCGCGAGGCCAGCCCGGGCTTCGAGGTCGGCATGACCCACATGGACGGCGAGACCGGACTGCGCTTCGTCCGTGAGCGTTACAACCTGAGCCAGGGAGACATCTCACGTGGCCAGCGTCAGCAGGAGTTCATCAAGGCCGTCATGCTCAACGTGCTGACCCGGGAGACCTTCACCAACCCGGCCCGGCTGGCCAACGTGGTCGATGCGGCCACCGCCAACCTCACCGTCGACGACGCCCTCAAGGTCAGCGACATGCGAGACCTGGGCTGGGCCCTGCGCAACCTGCGCGGGGACGACATCCACTTCGTGACCGCGCCGTGGAGCGGCATCGGCAGCGACGACCTGGCCGGGTCGATCGTCATCCCGCACAACGCTCAGCTGGACACCCTGCGTGAGCACCTCCAGTCGGACACGATGGAGGACTACAGCGACGAGGTCTCCCCGCGCAGCGGCTTCGGGGGCTGA
- a CDS encoding YgfZ/GcvT domain-containing protein, whose amino-acid sequence MTSTPDSSTPDRPARVPSPLLGRPGAVEGSGADAGVAAHYGDPHREQRLLAEGLAVVDLSHLAVLTVTGPDRLSWLHSLTSQALTNLAPRTSTESLILSPKGHIEHALEVVDDGATTWLVTERDTAPAAQAWLESMRFMLRVEVADRTDDFAVVGESVAREGAEGEPIAWVDHWPGPIGDTALYGPAEGHPGANRPWRHVLVPREELVDYVGEQSLSGTWAAEALRVAAWRPRVGAETDHRTIAHELDLLRTGVHLHKGCYRGQETIARVHNLGRPPRRLVFLHLDGSGHVLPEPGDELRLGDKVVGRLTTVARHYEDGPIALAVVKRNTDPAAVLTSGPTSAAQTVVVAP is encoded by the coding sequence GTGACCAGCACACCCGACAGCAGCACACCGGACCGCCCGGCCCGGGTGCCCAGCCCGCTCCTAGGGCGCCCCGGAGCCGTCGAGGGCTCTGGCGCCGACGCCGGCGTGGCCGCACACTACGGCGACCCGCACCGCGAGCAGCGTCTCCTGGCTGAGGGGCTGGCGGTCGTGGACCTCTCGCACCTGGCAGTGCTGACCGTCACCGGCCCGGACCGGCTCAGCTGGCTGCACTCCCTGACCAGCCAGGCCCTGACCAACCTGGCTCCTCGCACCTCCACGGAGTCCTTGATCCTCTCGCCGAAGGGCCATATCGAGCACGCCCTCGAGGTGGTCGACGACGGTGCCACGACCTGGTTGGTGACCGAGCGCGACACTGCTCCCGCTGCGCAGGCCTGGCTCGAGTCGATGCGCTTCATGCTGCGGGTCGAGGTCGCGGACCGCACCGACGACTTCGCCGTCGTGGGCGAGTCGGTCGCCAGGGAGGGCGCCGAGGGTGAGCCGATCGCCTGGGTCGACCACTGGCCGGGACCGATCGGCGACACCGCGCTCTATGGCCCGGCAGAGGGCCACCCGGGCGCCAACCGTCCGTGGCGCCACGTCCTGGTCCCTCGCGAGGAGCTGGTGGACTATGTGGGGGAGCAGTCCCTGTCAGGCACCTGGGCGGCCGAGGCGCTGCGGGTCGCGGCCTGGCGCCCCAGGGTCGGTGCCGAGACCGACCACCGCACGATCGCGCACGAGCTGGACCTGCTGCGCACCGGGGTGCACCTGCACAAGGGCTGCTATCGGGGGCAGGAGACCATCGCCCGCGTGCACAACCTCGGCCGACCCCCACGGCGCCTGGTCTTCCTGCACCTCGACGGCTCGGGGCACGTCCTGCCCGAGCCCGGTGACGAGCTGCGCCTGGGCGACAAGGTCGTGGGCCGGCTGACCACGGTGGCCCGGCACTACGAGGACGGCCCGATCGCGCTCGCGGTGGTCAAACGCAACACCGACCCCGCGGCCGTGCTCACCTCCGGCCCGACCAGCGCGGCACAGACGGTGGTCGTCGCTCCCTGA
- a CDS encoding 3-keto-5-aminohexanoate cleavage protein yields MAATTLITVAPTGAETAKSDFPQLPTTLEELVETALACQEVGAGLIHVHVRGADHRPTLDAVRLRDTVQALREQTDLVVQLSTGGSVHDPLEQRLTVLEAEPDSCSLTCGTTNFGDDVFLNPYPFMSQLYTQAQEREVVPEFELFDLGHVHALRRLIDEHGLPYGGKVHVDFVTNVPGGMPGTVAALTAGLQALPEEVTSWSATGIGRAHLPIAAAALAAGGHLRVGMEDNLMMARGQQVQHNRELVARVAELATLMQRPPMSTDDARALLGVKERRRR; encoded by the coding sequence ATGGCCGCAACGACGCTGATCACGGTCGCGCCCACCGGTGCCGAGACCGCCAAGTCCGACTTCCCGCAGCTGCCGACCACGCTCGAGGAGCTCGTCGAGACCGCTCTGGCGTGTCAGGAGGTCGGGGCCGGGCTGATCCACGTGCACGTGCGCGGCGCCGACCACAGGCCGACGCTCGACGCGGTCCGCCTCAGGGACACCGTCCAGGCGCTGCGGGAACAGACCGACCTGGTCGTCCAGCTCTCCACCGGTGGGTCGGTGCACGATCCGCTGGAGCAACGGCTGACGGTCCTCGAGGCGGAGCCCGACTCCTGCAGCCTGACCTGCGGCACGACCAACTTCGGTGACGACGTCTTCCTCAACCCCTATCCCTTCATGAGCCAGCTCTACACCCAGGCGCAGGAGCGCGAGGTCGTCCCGGAGTTCGAGCTGTTCGACCTGGGGCACGTGCACGCGCTGCGGCGGCTGATCGATGAGCACGGGCTGCCCTACGGCGGCAAGGTCCACGTCGACTTCGTCACCAACGTGCCCGGCGGCATGCCCGGCACGGTCGCGGCGCTGACCGCGGGGTTGCAGGCGCTGCCGGAGGAGGTCACCAGCTGGTCGGCCACCGGCATCGGGCGGGCCCACCTGCCGATCGCCGCAGCAGCGCTGGCCGCGGGAGGCCACCTGCGCGTCGGCATGGAGGACAACCTGATGATGGCCCGCGGCCAGCAGGTCCAGCACAACCGCGAGCTGGTCGCGCGCGTCGCTGAGCTGGCCACCCTGATGCAGCGGCCACCGATGTCCACCGACGACGCCCGAGCCCTGCTCGGCGTGAAGGAGCGACGCCGACGCTGA
- a CDS encoding helix-turn-helix domain-containing protein has protein sequence MSRLPVPDLGSYLREQREAAQMSVRQVAKAAGISNPYLSQIERGLRKPSAEILQQLAKGLRISAEQLYVRAGILDDRAAGERAQVPQDVTVAILADARLNDRQRRVLLDVYRSFVGDAADESDDQPAPLAAN, from the coding sequence ATGAGTCGCCTACCCGTCCCTGACCTGGGGTCCTACCTGCGTGAGCAGCGTGAGGCCGCCCAGATGTCAGTGCGTCAGGTGGCCAAGGCGGCAGGCATCAGCAACCCCTACCTCAGCCAGATCGAGCGGGGTCTGCGCAAGCCGAGCGCAGAGATCCTGCAGCAGCTCGCCAAGGGCCTGCGGATCTCGGCGGAGCAGCTCTATGTCCGCGCCGGGATCCTGGACGATCGCGCAGCGGGCGAGCGGGCCCAGGTGCCCCAGGACGTGACTGTCGCGATCCTGGCTGACGCGCGGCTCAACGACCGTCAGCGTCGGGTGCTGCTCGATGTCTATCGCTCGTTCGTCGGCGACGCTGCCGACGAGTCCGACGATCAGCCGGCGCCGCTGGCAGCTAACTGA